In Luteibacter mycovicinus, a genomic segment contains:
- a CDS encoding NmrA family NAD(P)-binding protein, producing MSYLDPRPILVAGATGKQGSSVANALLKAGRSVRALVRDPTSPGAQVLAARGAKIVKGDYHDSASLDAAMAGVAGAFSVQMGSHPGDPDTEIVTGKAFIEAAGRAGVDMVVHTSVARAGDQERFVGWDEGRWEPLYWNNKAAVNDMVKSQGFRHWVILKPAMIMEDLLPPQADMQFPTLRQVGRFETAIASESGIDWIAAKDIGEFAAAAFAEPERFHGHEIDLAAETFTLPEVAAKIVEATGKTVTAVTLSEEERRARPDGDLFFQAESWNNVEGYKVDLDAVRRWGVPLTTLDQFIEQNRDRFVIG from the coding sequence GTGTCCTATTTAGATCCCCGTCCCATCCTCGTTGCCGGCGCCACAGGCAAGCAAGGCAGCTCAGTCGCCAACGCGCTGCTGAAGGCAGGCCGTTCCGTCCGAGCACTGGTGCGCGATCCCACTTCGCCGGGGGCCCAGGTGTTGGCCGCTCGCGGGGCCAAGATCGTGAAGGGCGATTACCACGACTCCGCCAGCCTTGATGCTGCAATGGCCGGGGTGGCTGGCGCATTTTCTGTGCAGATGGGTTCGCATCCAGGGGATCCGGATACCGAGATTGTTACCGGGAAGGCGTTCATAGAAGCTGCCGGTCGCGCAGGCGTCGACATGGTTGTCCACACCTCCGTCGCCCGGGCGGGCGATCAGGAGCGTTTCGTGGGTTGGGACGAGGGACGCTGGGAGCCGCTGTACTGGAACAACAAGGCGGCTGTGAATGACATGGTCAAGTCGCAGGGTTTCCGGCACTGGGTGATCCTAAAGCCAGCCATGATTATGGAGGACCTCTTGCCGCCGCAGGCCGACATGCAGTTCCCAACCCTTCGACAAGTGGGTAGGTTTGAGACGGCGATCGCATCGGAGAGCGGCATCGATTGGATTGCCGCGAAGGACATTGGCGAATTCGCCGCAGCTGCGTTTGCCGAGCCCGAACGCTTCCACGGTCACGAGATCGATCTCGCGGCGGAGACTTTTACCTTGCCCGAGGTCGCGGCCAAGATCGTTGAGGCCACCGGAAAGACGGTCACGGCCGTCACGCTGTCCGAAGAAGAGAGGCGCGCCAGACCCGACGGCGATCTGTTCTTTCAAGCCGAGTCGTGGAACAACGTCGAGGGCTACAAGGTCGATCTCGATGCCGTTCGTCGGTGGGGCGTGCCGCTTACCACCCTGGACCAGTTCATCGAGCAGAACCGCGACAGGTTCGTTATCGGCTGA
- a CDS encoding TetR/AcrR family transcriptional regulator, whose product MNQQAPSHQHRLPPADRGRSQDKGRDEVIIRAALELLADKGYRDLTMTDVASRAGVSKATLYRRWTAKADLVADAVATLRPMSAPRYPGTSLRDDLIAFMEQAGKCEGSPPVVTATMEMARSHPDLFQTLTERFRVYVRTELQELATRSAETGHEPLPKDKLDVLSDTVVALLAHHTGPVGESIPVERLIALVDHVLLAAMAGHPFRRVKSDHS is encoded by the coding sequence ATGAACCAACAAGCTCCGAGCCACCAGCATCGATTACCGCCCGCTGACCGGGGACGAAGCCAGGACAAGGGCCGCGACGAGGTCATTATCCGAGCTGCGCTCGAACTGCTCGCGGACAAGGGGTATCGCGATCTCACCATGACCGATGTTGCATCGCGAGCGGGCGTGTCGAAGGCGACGCTTTATCGGCGGTGGACGGCAAAAGCGGACCTCGTTGCCGATGCCGTCGCAACGTTACGGCCGATGAGCGCACCGCGTTATCCCGGCACATCCTTGCGGGACGATCTCATTGCCTTCATGGAGCAGGCTGGCAAGTGCGAAGGCAGCCCCCCGGTTGTCACGGCCACCATGGAGATGGCACGCTCCCACCCGGACCTATTTCAGACGCTGACGGAAAGGTTCCGCGTATACGTCCGAACGGAACTGCAAGAGCTCGCCACGCGGTCGGCCGAGACGGGCCACGAGCCGCTGCCAAAGGACAAGCTCGACGTCCTTTCCGACACCGTCGTTGCCCTCCTGGCTCACCACACCGGGCCTGTCGGGGAATCGATTCCAGTAGAGCGTCTGATCGCACTGGTCGACCATGTGTTGCTGGCCGCAATGGCGGGTCATCCGTTTCGGCGTGTCAAGTCCGATCATTCTTAA
- a CDS encoding serine hydrolase domain-containing protein, with protein MKACILVVGLCAAISGPGRAADLQEALNAQLKANALGHGIPAQAVRVRHNDQLIYEGMTGTTALEGGKPITPSTPFPIYSVSKLFTNTLILQLVQEGKIDLSAPASRYVPNLPVAWRAIRVDQFMNHVSGLPDFFDSQNMARPFPPSLEAAWDAASQRPVTSAPNVQTRYSGTNYLVLEAVLENVTHKRYQALVEERIIRPLGLHHTSLEPSHPPRDMVSSYHAENGRAVLDPQINWPDYAIAQGCIVSTLEDLETFMSAVADGKLVPRDDLVKYWHPYAFPNGNSGGFASGWEYGEAGRWHELGHDGGTKVRVRVLYGANLDDHYVIVYLTNGNRDDVWSRTLVDSVQAIAVPR; from the coding sequence GTGAAGGCATGCATCCTCGTCGTCGGCCTTTGTGCGGCCATCAGCGGTCCGGGACGGGCGGCCGATCTGCAAGAAGCCCTCAACGCCCAGCTCAAGGCGAACGCTTTAGGTCACGGCATTCCGGCTCAGGCGGTGCGCGTTCGTCACAACGACCAGCTCATCTACGAGGGGATGACAGGGACAACGGCATTGGAGGGTGGAAAGCCCATCACTCCGAGCACGCCTTTTCCCATCTATTCGGTGAGCAAGTTATTCACCAACACGTTGATCCTTCAGCTCGTGCAAGAGGGGAAGATTGACCTGAGTGCGCCTGCCTCGCGTTATGTCCCGAACCTGCCCGTGGCATGGCGCGCCATCCGCGTCGATCAGTTCATGAATCACGTGTCGGGACTACCCGATTTCTTCGACTCGCAGAATATGGCCCGCCCCTTTCCTCCTTCACTCGAAGCGGCATGGGACGCCGCGAGCCAGCGGCCAGTTACTTCCGCCCCAAACGTGCAGACGCGCTATTCGGGAACGAACTACTTGGTGTTGGAGGCGGTGCTCGAAAACGTGACGCACAAGCGATACCAGGCCCTTGTGGAGGAGCGAATCATTCGACCCTTGGGCCTGCATCACACGTCGCTGGAGCCTTCGCACCCGCCCCGCGACATGGTAAGCAGCTATCACGCGGAGAATGGGCGCGCCGTCCTCGATCCGCAGATCAACTGGCCCGATTACGCCATCGCCCAGGGCTGTATCGTCTCCACGTTGGAAGACTTGGAGACCTTCATGTCGGCTGTTGCCGATGGGAAGCTGGTTCCACGCGACGACTTGGTCAAGTACTGGCATCCGTATGCCTTTCCCAATGGTAATTCAGGTGGTTTTGCATCCGGTTGGGAATACGGTGAAGCCGGCCGCTGGCATGAGCTGGGGCACGACGGAGGCACGAAGGTGCGCGTCCGCGTCCTCTATGGCGCGAACCTGGACGATCACTACGTCATCGTCTACTTGACCAACGGCAATCGTGACGATGTCTGGTCACGCACATTAGTGGACTCGGTGCAGGCGATCGCCGTGCCTCGCTGA
- a CDS encoding DUF2971 domain-containing protein, with translation MSTRGKVRRHEPRSKGLFDKSNSRLIQSFAEWDLLDAFQKRVMLRRMGIPPSLYKYRGIPPSSDQTGRRRVEDLLLENKLWLATASSFNDPFEGRVDYVVPYRGAQLRQAMERKYRELGFKSGDARRMVKTADVADPSRIVERSRAASVRVLETIGICALGTNPSSPLLWAHYADNHRGFCVQLHPSHDLRALLANEVEYNDDYPVADDMFGSVEDRTLIPFLRKSLDWAYEEEWRIVAQDEPNRFRHFNPLAMSAVILGMRTSGADKTYILELMEERRRRFGVKPVVYQAEASQHKYRIVVRGLR, from the coding sequence ATGAGCACGCGAGGCAAGGTCCGGCGTCACGAGCCGCGGTCGAAGGGTCTGTTCGATAAATCAAACAGTCGCCTTATCCAGTCGTTTGCTGAGTGGGACCTGCTCGACGCGTTCCAGAAGCGCGTCATGCTCCGGCGGATGGGCATTCCCCCGAGCCTTTACAAGTATCGGGGCATTCCGCCGTCGTCAGACCAGACCGGGCGCCGCCGGGTAGAAGACCTGCTTCTCGAAAACAAACTGTGGCTTGCCACCGCATCGTCGTTCAACGATCCGTTTGAAGGTCGTGTCGACTACGTGGTCCCTTACCGTGGAGCGCAACTGCGCCAGGCGATGGAGCGCAAATACCGCGAGCTCGGATTCAAGAGTGGGGATGCTCGTCGCATGGTCAAAACGGCGGACGTTGCTGATCCGTCCCGCATCGTCGAACGATCCCGAGCCGCCAGCGTCCGTGTGCTTGAAACCATCGGCATTTGCGCTCTCGGGACGAACCCATCGAGCCCGCTGCTCTGGGCGCATTATGCCGACAATCATCGTGGCTTCTGCGTCCAACTTCATCCTTCGCACGATCTGCGCGCGCTTTTGGCAAACGAGGTCGAATATAACGACGACTATCCCGTAGCGGACGACATGTTCGGAAGCGTCGAGGATCGCACCCTCATTCCGTTCCTTCGGAAGTCGCTGGACTGGGCGTATGAAGAGGAGTGGCGAATTGTCGCGCAGGATGAGCCGAACAGGTTTCGGCACTTCAATCCGTTGGCCATGAGCGCAGTGATCTTGGGCATGCGGACATCCGGCGCGGATAAAACCTACATTCTCGAACTGATGGAAGAGCGGCGTCGCCGCTTCGGCGTGAAACCCGTCGTCTACCAAGCAGAGGCGTCACAGCACAAATACCGCATCGTCGTCCGAGGATTGCGCTGA
- a CDS encoding DUF6650 family protein, with the protein MKFKEAVSRITGFSVPIFGVQWNPPEADRAIARRVIGFLEDRRILYVPSEMEVPSHGVQSVLRIREFLTNELGQLTGDSQLAQSLRAMRAACRKFLDAVGPEDGTIVSHAFDRGHYAGWEFNQALGEMRGVFGIYIAILAATHGLDIEPGLASIVPGVDG; encoded by the coding sequence ATGAAATTCAAAGAAGCTGTCTCTCGCATCACCGGGTTCAGCGTGCCGATCTTCGGAGTGCAGTGGAACCCGCCTGAGGCCGATCGGGCAATTGCGCGGCGGGTCATCGGCTTCCTCGAAGATCGGCGCATCCTCTACGTGCCGTCCGAAATGGAAGTGCCCTCGCACGGGGTGCAGTCGGTGCTGCGCATCCGAGAGTTCCTGACCAATGAGCTCGGCCAGTTGACCGGTGACAGTCAACTGGCTCAGAGCCTGCGCGCCATGCGAGCCGCGTGCAGAAAATTCCTGGATGCGGTCGGCCCCGAGGACGGCACCATCGTTTCCCATGCGTTTGATCGCGGTCACTATGCGGGATGGGAATTCAATCAGGCGTTGGGTGAGATGCGGGGAGTGTTTGGCATCTACATCGCCATTCTGGCTGCCACTCACGGGCTGGACATTGAACCGGGCTTAGCGTCGATCGTCCCGGGCGTTGACGGTTGA
- a CDS encoding helix-turn-helix domain-containing protein, with product MAISKKTAAQPAKSLYRPENQLVLGVLRALRERTGLTQTEFAQKLGRSQTYVSAAERGSRLDTLQIRDWCHACGTDLVGWATEIEQALGTRPTTKRKAPK from the coding sequence ATGGCTATATCCAAGAAAACGGCGGCTCAACCCGCCAAATCGTTGTATCGACCTGAGAATCAACTCGTGCTGGGTGTGCTTCGGGCGCTCAGGGAGAGGACGGGCCTGACCCAGACAGAGTTCGCCCAGAAATTGGGCCGGTCCCAGACATATGTGAGCGCGGCGGAGCGCGGATCACGGCTGGACACGTTGCAGATCCGCGACTGGTGCCACGCGTGCGGCACTGACCTGGTGGGATGGGCAACCGAGATCGAGCAAGCTCTGGGGACGCGGCCGACCACCAAGCGCAAGGCCCCAAAATAA
- a CDS encoding site-specific integrase has product MLFRPFGRPEGQPHDPHLYDVVATADGIRMSPTCHDGHVLVMELIEKLGLAERMRTRAVPMVRPGAADRGFLIHHGSGSPPIVVEMTGRGAAFHTVPAPHGLDEPRARPTPALPVPMPARLPAAAPQPAHASPAIAALPNTDVIPTAAPVEAPTSRELLSSLVERHLRNLAFGPKRATPATRDRGYALNLLLETVGDRPIAAITPDDALQFAALLAMWPARRHAHRQLDGLTAPAVAARAKREKLPPIQPGTQFKHLTHVNALMNWAIKLGALTENPFRYVDTSRYLRDEHGRRRKKKDIFNHADLTAIFDPARMANCTAPHKFWAPLIAYHTGMRVNEIAQLYLADVRTDSYLDESGQERQVMTFDITGDRAGQSVKSNYSVRRIPVPRRLLDLGFERYVADVRASGATLLFPGLPWNEGGPGRAVSQWVNDIVLRKVCQITDRRKSLHSFRHTLTTLMERNKIPESIMCAINGHTPGDSVDKRNYVADGTVLEMQRVLDTLPFPDLPLTRYVPSQFAGYLAHAAAEDEREARAKEEGVPFIRHHGPRPKTAPNSGA; this is encoded by the coding sequence ATGCTGTTCCGTCCGTTCGGTCGCCCCGAGGGTCAACCTCACGATCCCCACCTCTACGATGTCGTCGCCACGGCGGACGGCATCCGCATGTCGCCAACCTGCCACGACGGGCACGTCCTGGTCATGGAGCTGATTGAGAAGCTGGGTCTTGCCGAACGGATGCGAACCCGCGCGGTGCCGATGGTGCGGCCAGGCGCGGCCGATCGTGGGTTTCTAATCCATCACGGTTCGGGGTCGCCGCCCATCGTCGTTGAGATGACGGGCCGCGGGGCTGCATTCCACACCGTCCCGGCACCCCACGGCCTCGATGAGCCACGCGCCCGCCCCACGCCGGCATTGCCGGTGCCCATGCCAGCGCGGCTCCCAGCAGCGGCCCCGCAGCCGGCCCACGCGAGCCCGGCGATCGCCGCCTTGCCGAATACTGACGTCATTCCGACGGCGGCGCCCGTGGAAGCGCCGACGTCCAGAGAGCTGTTGAGCAGCTTGGTCGAACGCCACCTCCGTAACTTAGCGTTCGGGCCGAAACGTGCGACCCCCGCCACCCGCGATCGCGGCTACGCCCTGAACCTGTTGTTGGAAACGGTCGGCGACCGGCCCATCGCCGCCATCACGCCCGACGACGCGCTCCAATTTGCAGCGCTTCTCGCCATGTGGCCGGCACGGCGGCATGCCCACCGCCAGCTCGACGGCTTGACCGCCCCGGCGGTGGCCGCTCGCGCCAAGCGGGAGAAGCTTCCGCCAATCCAACCCGGCACGCAGTTCAAGCACCTCACGCATGTAAATGCGCTGATGAATTGGGCCATCAAGCTGGGGGCTCTGACTGAAAACCCATTTAGGTATGTGGACACGTCGCGGTATCTGCGCGACGAGCACGGCCGGCGACGGAAGAAAAAAGACATCTTCAATCACGCCGACCTGACCGCCATCTTCGACCCTGCGCGCATGGCGAACTGCACAGCGCCCCATAAGTTCTGGGCGCCGCTCATTGCCTATCACACGGGCATGCGGGTCAATGAAATTGCCCAGCTGTATCTGGCGGATGTCAGAACCGATTCCTACCTCGATGAGTCAGGTCAGGAGCGCCAAGTCATGACCTTCGACATCACCGGCGATCGTGCCGGCCAGAGCGTCAAGTCAAACTACTCGGTGCGTCGGATCCCGGTCCCGCGGCGCCTGCTGGATCTGGGCTTCGAACGCTACGTGGCCGACGTTCGCGCCAGTGGCGCCACTCTCCTGTTCCCCGGATTGCCCTGGAACGAAGGGGGACCGGGGCGCGCGGTGTCGCAGTGGGTCAACGACATCGTGCTGAGGAAGGTCTGCCAGATCACCGATCGTCGGAAGTCACTCCACAGCTTCCGGCACACCCTGACCACCTTGATGGAACGCAACAAGATCCCCGAAAGCATCATGTGTGCGATCAACGGCCACACGCCGGGCGACAGCGTGGATAAGCGGAACTACGTGGCCGACGGCACGGTGCTGGAGATGCAACGCGTCCTGGACACCCTCCCCTTCCCCGATCTGCCCCTCACTCGATATGTGCCGTCGCAGTTCGCCGGATACCTGGCCCACGCGGCTGCCGAGGATGAGCGGGAGGCACGAGCCAAAGAGGAGGGCGTGCCGTTCATCCGGCATCACGGCCCACGCCCCAAAACAGCGCCAAATTCTGGCGCATAG
- a CDS encoding retron St85 family RNA-directed DNA polymerase, whose translation MSEFIDQVAASLGLSRGVCENIARTAHRRYKVFLIPKKNGRGFRTVAQPAREVKAIQRTLVLMLDQLLPVHPAATAYRPGSSILRNARAHVRAKYITKLDFEAFFPYIDRTSLGRHLRQHLSHLDGDDIAFILSACCWTPKGTTTQRLCIGAPSSPMLSNSIMHDIDSDIQTYCEEVGAVYTRYSDDICISATMPDVLAPLEQRIRHRIRESTRPTLTLNEAKRVAVGRGSAMNVTGLVLSNEGTVTVGRERKRGVRAGVMRYLKGALDLNETARLKGELAYVISIEPGFRFVLAKTYGMEIQALLPSAGI comes from the coding sequence ATGAGCGAATTCATAGATCAGGTTGCAGCCTCGCTCGGCTTATCACGCGGCGTTTGCGAAAATATCGCTAGAACGGCCCATAGACGCTACAAGGTTTTTCTGATCCCCAAGAAGAATGGCAGGGGATTTCGCACCGTGGCGCAGCCAGCTCGCGAGGTCAAAGCGATACAGCGGACCCTTGTCCTCATGCTGGATCAGTTGCTTCCTGTTCACCCGGCCGCAACTGCTTATCGGCCCGGCTCATCGATTTTGCGAAATGCCAGGGCTCACGTCCGAGCTAAATACATCACTAAGCTCGACTTCGAGGCCTTTTTCCCTTACATTGACCGCACGAGCCTCGGTCGCCATCTTCGTCAGCACCTCTCACATCTGGATGGAGACGACATAGCGTTCATCTTGTCCGCGTGTTGCTGGACCCCCAAGGGAACGACTACCCAACGCCTGTGCATAGGTGCCCCAAGTTCACCGATGTTGTCCAATTCCATCATGCACGATATCGACAGCGACATTCAGACTTACTGCGAGGAGGTCGGGGCGGTTTATACGCGTTACTCCGACGACATTTGCATCTCAGCCACAATGCCCGATGTCCTTGCCCCTTTGGAACAAAGGATCCGTCATCGGATACGAGAAAGCACGCGGCCTACGCTGACGCTCAATGAGGCTAAGCGAGTAGCTGTTGGACGTGGTTCTGCTATGAATGTGACGGGCCTGGTGTTGTCGAACGAAGGCACGGTAACTGTCGGTCGCGAAAGAAAGCGCGGCGTTCGTGCTGGTGTGATGAGGTATCTGAAAGGCGCTTTGGATCTCAACGAGACGGCAAGACTAAAGGGTGAGCTTGCCTACGTGATAAGCATCGAGCCTGGTTTCCGGTTTGTTCTTGCGAAGACCTATGGAATGGAGATACAAGCGCTCCTCCCCAGTGCAGGCATCTGA
- a CDS encoding retron St85 family effector protein: protein MVDPRRKFLERLDLGKSRIRNFGGFVFLCGGERNMDFTPILSVRHLLYNELTSGKYSDVASRLKLAEDIQDWFRGGAYSDLVTFEEHLAGLSDVIVLVVESPGAIAELGAFAISPAISDRLLVLVAEVHYEQESFIKLGPLKRIEDKNLDAVLVYDWHDREVGRSPIERFDKINGEIPSIAESIRKYMSPGTKERVFKVDDVSHQMLLICDLVDLFGALPYAEIHEFLSLLSVEIEPAHLKQYLFLLEKCDLLRIKAKGHGRYFYCVDWTPRISFSYTEGQAIDKQRLRFDVVEYYDAHEKTRSEVVKLIRKAA from the coding sequence ATGGTTGATCCGCGCCGAAAGTTCCTGGAACGTCTAGACTTAGGCAAGAGCCGCATACGCAACTTCGGTGGCTTTGTTTTCCTCTGTGGGGGAGAACGAAACATGGACTTCACCCCGATCCTGTCTGTGCGGCATCTTCTCTACAACGAGTTGACCTCCGGGAAATATAGCGACGTCGCCAGTCGCTTGAAGCTCGCGGAAGATATCCAGGACTGGTTCCGAGGCGGCGCATACAGTGACCTCGTCACGTTTGAAGAGCACCTCGCTGGGCTCTCTGACGTAATTGTCTTGGTGGTCGAGAGCCCTGGCGCGATAGCCGAGCTTGGAGCGTTTGCAATCAGTCCGGCGATTTCCGACCGTCTACTCGTTTTGGTTGCAGAAGTTCACTACGAGCAAGAGTCGTTTATCAAGCTGGGGCCTTTGAAGCGCATCGAAGACAAGAACTTAGATGCCGTGCTCGTTTATGACTGGCATGACCGAGAGGTAGGTCGGTCTCCGATTGAGCGGTTCGACAAAATCAACGGCGAAATTCCTTCTATTGCGGAGTCAATCCGGAAATACATGTCTCCGGGAACGAAGGAGCGTGTGTTCAAGGTTGATGATGTCTCGCATCAGATGTTGTTGATTTGCGATTTGGTCGACTTATTCGGTGCGCTTCCCTATGCAGAGATCCACGAATTCCTATCTCTTCTGTCGGTCGAAATCGAGCCTGCTCACCTCAAACAATATCTTTTTCTCTTGGAAAAGTGCGACCTTTTGAGAATTAAGGCAAAGGGTCATGGTCGTTACTTTTACTGCGTTGACTGGACGCCGCGGATATCATTTTCTTACACCGAAGGACAGGCGATAGATAAACAGCGACTTAGGTTTGATGTCGTTGAATATTACGACGCGCACGAGAAAACCAGGTCGGAAGTAGTGAAGCTGATCAGGAAGGCAGCATGA
- a CDS encoding MobA/MobL family protein translates to MSLHARPHLETHRRSSGHSAVAGVAYRLGLRLLDRRTGVWHDYRRRKLGEEIVRALTIAPEGAPEWCTDPDELWNRCEAAEKRKDSQVARDYRIPIPFGLSDDQAGDMAEEMARFIGRQLHTSVSLGLHRDSHVDALGAEKPADKIGFHAHIYFPTRRLEEIVGEDGTSGWGPGAKLVLLSNKNTAGAFVEQLNERWAELANTYTAAIGLTADFDHRSYVRQDIPVTPQPTLGPAVTAMERRGFFTRRGDALRGDILVPSLVYEAAHAVDLADQRARAADDAVREAMARVLPPPQAMPSAADQPDVATVTVTTIAGPAEPERVPEPDPVPPQAPPSLGPRPAAWERASPGAFTSRFMQMMPPTATGEEEEIRSRLEKVVRVIERVLSGLVLLARKLRGLGEDRNRRMAAKLDVDYQLDGARQSRATAEGRVRAWEAGHPWQMKAARATQGPNGRPKEWTGLDDQVRVADGHVQRLKAAVRRHQSTLDDLSGEIALTTTEQGRQIAALGEAVGSFVAVRPDLAPRLMAAAYDDERQWLEPVMLERIPSAVEETTLNQSVPETLSLRLRPAARPS, encoded by the coding sequence ATGTCACTGCACGCTCGCCCCCACCTCGAGACCCATCGCCGCAGCTCGGGCCACTCCGCGGTCGCTGGCGTTGCTTACCGTCTCGGCCTGCGGCTACTCGACCGGCGCACGGGCGTCTGGCACGACTACCGCCGCCGGAAGCTCGGCGAAGAGATCGTCCGGGCGCTCACCATTGCGCCGGAGGGGGCTCCGGAATGGTGCACGGATCCCGACGAACTGTGGAACCGCTGCGAGGCAGCCGAGAAACGAAAAGACAGCCAGGTCGCCCGCGATTACCGGATCCCGATCCCTTTTGGGCTGTCCGACGATCAGGCTGGCGACATGGCGGAAGAAATGGCGCGCTTCATCGGTCGCCAGCTGCACACGTCGGTTTCGCTCGGCTTGCATCGCGACAGCCATGTTGATGCTTTGGGTGCAGAGAAACCTGCGGATAAGATCGGCTTTCACGCACACATCTATTTCCCGACGCGTCGACTGGAAGAGATCGTTGGCGAGGACGGCACGTCGGGGTGGGGCCCGGGCGCCAAGCTCGTGCTCCTCTCGAACAAGAACACCGCGGGCGCGTTTGTTGAGCAATTGAACGAGCGTTGGGCCGAGCTGGCGAACACATACACGGCCGCAATCGGTCTGACGGCCGACTTCGACCACCGCAGCTACGTCCGGCAGGACATCCCCGTCACTCCGCAACCGACCCTCGGACCGGCCGTGACGGCGATGGAACGAAGAGGGTTCTTCACCCGCCGCGGCGATGCCTTGCGCGGCGACATCCTCGTGCCGTCTCTTGTTTATGAAGCGGCGCACGCCGTGGACTTGGCGGATCAGCGTGCCCGGGCGGCGGACGATGCAGTGAGGGAGGCGATGGCACGGGTGCTGCCGCCGCCACAGGCGATGCCGTCTGCGGCGGACCAGCCTGACGTAGCGACGGTCACCGTCACGACGATCGCAGGACCGGCCGAGCCGGAGCGCGTTCCAGAGCCGGACCCGGTGCCACCGCAGGCGCCACCGTCGCTCGGGCCGCGGCCGGCGGCATGGGAGCGGGCGAGCCCGGGGGCCTTCACGTCGCGCTTCATGCAGATGATGCCGCCGACGGCGACGGGTGAAGAGGAGGAAATCCGAAGCCGGCTGGAAAAAGTAGTCCGGGTCATTGAGCGGGTGCTGTCTGGCCTCGTGCTCTTGGCCCGGAAGCTGCGAGGGCTTGGGGAAGACCGGAACCGGAGAATGGCAGCAAAGCTCGATGTCGACTACCAGCTCGATGGTGCCCGTCAGAGCCGTGCGACGGCCGAGGGGCGCGTGCGGGCATGGGAGGCCGGCCATCCGTGGCAGATGAAAGCAGCCCGAGCTACGCAAGGGCCTAACGGCAGGCCTAAGGAATGGACTGGCCTCGACGACCAGGTGCGTGTGGCGGACGGGCACGTGCAGCGCCTGAAAGCCGCGGTGCGTCGTCACCAGTCCACGTTGGACGACCTGAGCGGGGAGATTGCGCTGACGACCACCGAGCAGGGACGGCAAATCGCGGCTTTGGGGGAGGCGGTGGGGAGCTTTGTGGCGGTCCGGCCGGACCTGGCGCCGCGACTGATGGCGGCGGCTTACGATGATGAGCGGCAGTGGCTGGAGCCCGTCATGCTTGAACGCATCCCGAGTGCGGTGGAAGAGACCACGTTGAATCAGTCAGTGCCAGAAACGCTTTCGTTGCGGCTGCGGCCGGCGGCCCGCCCCTCTTAA
- a CDS encoding virulence factor, with the protein MGLFPKGLDQLEEAADLERLPRNASKMYAISFDLDTNVLKQMYPNPSWENAYADIKRFLKKHGFSWQQGSVYFGGPSVNAVTCVTTVQALSQKYPWFKVAVSDLRMLRIEDLNDLSPVL; encoded by the coding sequence ATGGGTCTTTTCCCCAAGGGCTTAGATCAATTAGAGGAAGCTGCTGATCTGGAGCGGCTGCCAAGGAATGCCAGCAAGATGTATGCGATTTCTTTCGATCTAGATACTAATGTCTTAAAGCAGATGTATCCGAACCCGTCATGGGAAAATGCATACGCTGACATCAAACGGTTCCTCAAAAAGCACGGGTTTTCCTGGCAACAAGGTAGCGTGTATTTCGGCGGGCCCTCCGTCAACGCAGTCACCTGTGTCACAACAGTTCAGGCGTTGAGCCAGAAATATCCATGGTTCAAAGTGGCGGTAAGCGATCTCCGCATGCTCCGAATTGAGGACCTGAACGATCTATCGCCCGTGCTTTGA